A window of Lentibacillus sp. Marseille-P4043 contains these coding sequences:
- the addA gene encoding helicase-exonuclease AddAB subunit AddA: MVDWTKEQAEAIYTDGSDVLVAAAAGSGKTAVLVERIIQKLIKQDNPVDIDTLLVVTFTNAAAQEMRNRVGLALEQALAENPTSNHLKKQLSLLQRASISTLHSFCLDVVKQYAYLLDIDPGFRIANDMEADLLKQEVIADLFEEWYGKEGEEQGHFFAVVDRFSSDRSDVDVENLVLDLYTFAVQNPWPEVWLDRLADVYNVPENWTEDELPWLGIIKREVKSQLAAMEEEMELALNLTRESDGPYHYADAIDADKENLQNFIAHLDSWNDLQAFMQESSFVKLSSKKVDCNEEKKAKVKALRDSYKKRWNDMKQSWFTRDLASHIEDMQELAPVIKQLTELVKQFKTRFTKQKREKAIVDFSDLEHYCLQLLIDEASSVDQPIPSSVANHLKSNFTELLVDEYQDTNLVQETILTLISDQEGPGNMFMVGDVKQSIYRFRHAEPSLFIEKYKRFATEEDQAKRIDLASNFRSREQVLSGANYIFRQILDEDVGEIDYDKDAELIYANNMYETQDFPDADPELLIIDREAPEEETLGQADEDENYQDLEKAQLEARAYAEKIKGWIGQKDSQPLQVVDKATQSQRDLQYRDIVILLRSMTWAPTITDELKKQGIPVYAELSTGYFEAIEVKIMLSLLKIIDNPRQDIPLASVLRSPIVGLNEEELALIRLADKRHTYYDALKKFYKREMGETAEKVTNFLEQLGSFRVASRQGALSELIWQIYRETGFYDFVGGMPGGRQRQANLRALYDRARGYETTSFRGLFRFLRFIERMEERGEDLGAARALSEQEDVVRIMTIHKSKGLEFPIVILGAMDKQFNLQDLKQRYLLHKDLGFASKYIDPIKRITYPTLLFHAFQKEKLRELLAEEMRVLYVALTRAKEKLVMVANVASFEKKQAKWQKIVDHAGWILPAHFRMESKTYLDWVGPALIRHQKNDVLRTEELSDAILDEIKVDPSSWNVSVVHGSEYANLDEVTTEADVKLRETIVNWQPLTLTDDDLAETVDNRLSYQYPFQQAQTARAKQTVTELKRQRELKDEYSSEQLVQTFQAPIVKRPKFMQQEKTISAAERGTAMHTVMQHLPLTKALSDVELEEFVEVLVEKEILTNDEAAVIDYHAVAQFFATEIGQYVLSVSNHHREVPFSLSLPASTVYASWASETDEQVLVQGVIDCIIPKDDGWIIIDYKTDAIDGDVTEQVKEKLMKRYATQMNLYRQAIETIWHQPVKETYLYFFDKQLVLEVPPIS, from the coding sequence ATGGTTGACTGGACAAAGGAACAAGCAGAGGCAATTTACACCGATGGAAGTGATGTACTTGTTGCAGCAGCGGCAGGATCGGGAAAAACAGCTGTGCTTGTGGAACGGATTATTCAAAAGTTAATTAAACAGGACAATCCAGTTGATATCGATACATTACTCGTCGTTACCTTTACTAATGCAGCAGCACAAGAAATGCGCAATCGGGTAGGGCTTGCGTTGGAACAAGCGCTTGCTGAAAATCCAACATCTAATCATTTGAAAAAGCAATTATCCTTATTGCAACGTGCTTCGATTTCGACGTTACATTCCTTCTGCTTAGATGTCGTGAAACAATATGCATACTTGCTTGATATTGACCCAGGCTTTCGAATTGCCAATGATATGGAAGCAGATTTATTGAAGCAGGAAGTAATCGCTGACTTATTTGAAGAATGGTATGGCAAAGAAGGGGAAGAACAAGGACATTTCTTCGCTGTTGTCGATCGTTTTTCCAGTGATCGCAGTGATGTGGACGTGGAAAATCTGGTGCTTGATTTGTATACTTTTGCTGTGCAGAATCCATGGCCGGAAGTATGGCTTGATAGATTAGCTGATGTATATAATGTTCCCGAAAACTGGACAGAGGACGAATTACCATGGCTTGGGATCATCAAACGGGAAGTAAAGAGTCAATTGGCGGCAATGGAAGAAGAGATGGAGCTTGCTTTGAACCTTACACGTGAAAGTGACGGCCCATATCATTATGCAGATGCGATAGATGCGGACAAGGAAAATTTGCAAAACTTCATCGCACACCTTGATTCATGGAATGATCTTCAAGCATTCATGCAAGAGAGCTCATTTGTAAAATTATCGTCCAAAAAGGTAGATTGCAATGAAGAGAAAAAGGCAAAAGTCAAAGCATTGCGGGATAGCTATAAAAAACGCTGGAACGATATGAAGCAAAGCTGGTTTACAAGAGATTTGGCAAGTCACATTGAGGACATGCAAGAACTTGCACCAGTTATTAAGCAGTTAACCGAATTAGTCAAACAATTTAAAACACGGTTCACGAAACAAAAGCGCGAAAAGGCGATTGTCGACTTTTCCGACTTGGAACATTATTGCTTGCAGCTATTGATTGATGAGGCCTCAAGTGTTGATCAGCCAATCCCGTCCAGTGTTGCAAATCATTTGAAAAGTAACTTCACTGAATTATTAGTGGATGAATATCAGGATACGAACCTTGTGCAAGAGACCATTTTGACATTGATTAGTGATCAGGAGGGTCCTGGTAATATGTTCATGGTTGGTGATGTGAAACAAAGTATTTACCGTTTTCGCCATGCTGAGCCATCACTATTTATTGAAAAATATAAACGCTTTGCTACTGAAGAGGATCAAGCAAAACGAATTGACCTGGCAAGTAATTTTCGCAGCAGGGAACAAGTTTTAAGTGGTGCCAACTATATTTTTAGGCAAATTCTTGATGAGGATGTAGGGGAGATCGACTATGACAAAGATGCTGAGCTAATCTATGCAAATAACATGTATGAAACGCAAGATTTTCCTGATGCTGATCCGGAATTATTGATTATCGATCGTGAAGCACCGGAAGAAGAGACGTTGGGACAGGCTGATGAAGATGAAAATTATCAAGACTTGGAGAAAGCACAGTTAGAAGCGCGCGCATATGCCGAGAAAATCAAAGGCTGGATTGGTCAAAAAGATAGCCAGCCCCTACAAGTTGTTGATAAAGCAACACAAAGCCAACGCGATCTGCAATATCGTGACATTGTCATTTTACTAAGGTCGATGACGTGGGCGCCAACAATTACGGATGAGTTGAAAAAACAAGGAATTCCTGTTTATGCGGAATTATCTACAGGTTACTTTGAGGCAATTGAAGTAAAAATCATGCTAAGCCTACTGAAAATAATTGATAACCCAAGACAAGATATTCCGCTTGCATCTGTTCTGCGTTCCCCAATTGTTGGACTGAATGAAGAGGAATTAGCGTTGATCCGATTAGCAGACAAACGCCATACGTATTATGATGCACTGAAAAAGTTTTACAAGCGCGAAATGGGCGAAACAGCGGAAAAGGTTACGAACTTCCTTGAACAATTGGGGAGTTTTCGGGTTGCTTCCAGGCAAGGGGCCTTATCAGAATTAATCTGGCAAATTTATCGAGAAACTGGTTTTTATGATTTTGTTGGCGGTATGCCTGGTGGAAGGCAACGCCAAGCAAATTTAAGAGCATTATATGATCGAGCGCGCGGTTATGAAACAACCTCGTTTCGTGGGCTATTTCGCTTTTTACGGTTTATCGAACGAATGGAAGAGCGTGGAGAGGATCTTGGTGCAGCGCGAGCACTTAGTGAACAAGAAGACGTTGTTCGCATTATGACGATTCATAAAAGTAAAGGTCTTGAGTTTCCGATCGTTATTTTAGGTGCGATGGATAAACAGTTTAACTTGCAGGATTTAAAACAACGTTATTTGCTGCATAAAGACCTTGGATTTGCCAGTAAATATATTGATCCGATTAAGCGTATCACTTACCCAACGTTACTGTTCCATGCATTTCAAAAAGAAAAACTACGGGAACTTTTGGCGGAAGAAATGCGAGTTTTGTATGTTGCTTTAACAAGGGCCAAGGAAAAATTGGTGATGGTTGCAAATGTTGCATCATTTGAAAAGAAACAAGCGAAGTGGCAAAAGATTGTTGATCATGCTGGATGGATTTTACCAGCACATTTCAGAATGGAATCAAAAACCTATTTAGATTGGGTTGGTCCTGCGTTAATCCGTCATCAAAAAAATGACGTTTTACGAACGGAAGAGTTAAGTGACGCGATATTGGATGAAATTAAAGTTGACCCTTCTTCATGGAACGTTTCGGTTGTCCATGGCAGTGAATATGCTAATTTGGATGAAGTAACAACGGAAGCAGATGTGAAGTTAAGAGAAACGATCGTCAACTGGCAGCCATTAACATTAACGGATGACGATTTGGCAGAAACAGTTGATAATCGACTTTCTTATCAATATCCGTTCCAGCAAGCTCAAACGGCAAGGGCAAAGCAAACAGTGACTGAACTAAAACGACAGCGTGAATTAAAGGATGAATATAGCAGTGAACAGCTTGTCCAGACCTTTCAAGCGCCGATTGTGAAGCGACCGAAGTTTATGCAACAGGAGAAAACCATTTCAGCTGCTGAACGAGGAACAGCTATGCATACCGTTATGCAGCATCTTCCACTTACAAAGGCTTTAAGTGATGTTGAGCTAGAGGAATTTGTTGAGGTACTTGTCGAGAAAGAAATACTCACGAACGATGAGGCAGCGGTTATTGATTATCATGCAGTTGCACAGTTTTTCGCAACGGAAATTGGTCAGTATGTGCTTTCGGTATCCAATCATCATCGGGAAGTACCCTTTAGCCTCTCATTACCAGCTAGTACAGTATATGCATCATGGGCAAGTGAGACTGACGAGCAAGTGTTAGTACAAGGTGTTATTGACTGCATTATTCCAAAAGATGATGGCTGGATCATCATAGACTACAAGACAGATGCAATTGATGGCGATGTTACGGAACAAGTGAAAGAGAAACTTATGAAGCGGTATGCGACACAAATGAATCTGTACCGGCAAGCAATTGAAACCATTTGGCACCAGCCGGTAAAAGAAACGTATCTTTATTTCTTTGATAAGCAACTCGTTTTGGAGGTCCCACCTATTTCATAA